A single genomic interval of Xiphophorus couchianus chromosome 2, X_couchianus-1.0, whole genome shotgun sequence harbors:
- the rag2 gene encoding V(D)J recombination-activating protein 2 — MTLQALTPVNCAGLLQPGCSLLQLDGEILLFGQKGWPKRSCPTGIFGVRFKQSEMKLRAISFSNDSCYLPPLRCPAVCRLDPYDGLPESYLIHGGRTPNNEISSSLYLLTMDSRGCNRKLMLKCKEKELVGEVPGARYGHTMSIVQSRGKTACVMFGGRSYMPAGKRTTERWNSVVDCPPQVFLFDLEFGCSSAHTLPELSNGQSFHVAIAREDSVYFIGGHSITSDSRPPRLFRLRVELLQGSPLLSCETLDFGLSISSALITRTGPGHKYIVLGGYQSDSQKRMECNTVILDEKGIHIEHLEPPKWTQDIIHSRTWFGGSARDSCILLAVPTEGRPSQPDVHYFYHVSFQQEKESNEEERTQACSQESTDYDNSTPLEDSEELYFGREPHELENSSDDEGDTYNEEDEEDESQTGYWVKCCLGCQVDPNTWEPLYSTELYRPAMIFCSKGEEGHWVHAQCMELSETLLVKLSQGSKKYFCLDHGGLPYQEMTPPRQIIPVKRTPMKVKERNGSLMFKMSPAKKSFFKRLFD, encoded by the coding sequence ATGACCCTGCAAGCATTAACTCCAGTGAACTGTGCAGGCCTCCTGCAGCCTGGCTGCTCCCTGTTACAGCTGGATGGGGAAATCCTGCTGTTCGGCCAGAAAGGCTGGCCAAAGCGTTCATGTCCGACAGGAATCTTTGGTGTCAGGTTCAAACAAAGTGAGATGAAGCTGAGGGCCATATCCTTCTCTAACGACTCGTGTTATCTCCCTCCGCTGCGCTGTCCAGCCGTCTGCCGCCTCGACCCTTATGACGGACTCCCAGAGAGTTATCTCATCCATGGAGGCCGCACCCCTAACAATGAGATCTCATCAAGCTTATACCTGCTTACTATGGATAGTCGAGGTTGCAATCGCAAACTAATGCTCAAGTGCAAAGAGAAAGAGCTGGTGGGGGAAGTGCCAGGGGCCCGATATGGCCATACAATGAGCATCGTGCAAAGCCGTGGGAAGACAGCTTGTGTGATGTTTGGGGGCAGGTCCTACATGCCTGCAGGAAAGCGGACCACAGAAAGATGGAACAGTGTTGTTGACTGTCCTCCTCAGGTTTTCCTCTTTGATCTTGAGTTTGGGTGCTCCTCAGCTCATACTTTGCCTGAGCTCAGTAACGGACAGTCCTTTCACGTAGCTATTGCCAGAGAGGACAGTGTGTACTTTATTGGAGGCCATTCTATCACCTCTGACTCACGTCCTCCTCGTCTGTTCCGCCTTCGTGTAGAACTCCTGCAGGGAAGCCCTTTGCTTTCCTGCGAGACCCTAGACTTTGGCTTGTCCATCTCTAGTGCCCTCATTACACGCACAGGTCCTGGTCATAAATATATTGTGTTAGGCGGATACCAGTCTGACTCCCAAAAGAGAATGGAGTGCAACACGGTCATTCTGGATGAGAAGGGGATCCACATTGAACACCTAGAACCTCCCAAGTGGACTCAAGATATCATCCATAGTCGTACATGGTTTGGAGGCAGTGCTAGAGACAGCTGCATCCTGTTGGCTGTTCCCACTGAAGGAAGACCATCCCAGCCTGATGTGCATTACTTCTATCATGTCAGCTTCCAACAAGAGAAGGAATCCAATGAGGAAGAAAGGACCCAGGCATGCAGCCAAGAGTCAACAGATTACGACAACTCCACTCCGCTTGAGGACTCTGAGGAGCTCTACTTTGGTCGTGAGCCACACGAGCTGGAAAACAGCAGCGATGACGAGGGAGACACTTACAATGAAGAGGACGAGGAGGATGAATCGCAAACTGGTTACTGGGTCAAATGCTGCCTTGGCTGTCAGGTGGACCCCAACACATGGGAGCCATTATACTCCACAGAGCTCTATCGTCCAGCCATGATTTTCTGCTCAAAAGGGGAGGAGGGACACTGGGTCCATGCTCAGTGCATGGAGCTGTCTGAGACCCTGTTAGTCAAACTGTCTCAGGGAAGCAAAAAGTACTTTTGTTTAGATCATGGAGGTCTGCCTTACCAGGAGATGACCCCACCACGACAGATTATTCCAGTGAAGCGCACCCCAATGAAAGTGAAGGAGAGAAATGGATCCCTGATGTTCAAAATGTCCCCAgccaaaaaaagctttttcaagAGACTTTTTGATTGA